In Virgibacillus sp. NKC19-16, a single genomic region encodes these proteins:
- a CDS encoding TrkH family potassium uptake protein produces MNHRYPFSQWINKLSPVQILLIFYFITVILSTVILSFPVNYQEDANIPFIDILFTAVSALSVTGLSTIVITDTLSTTGIIVLAFIMQLGAVGVMAIGTFIWLLLGKKIGLKERRLIMTDQNQTSFEGMVRLIKQIVYLLLTVELISFLILGTYYLQYFPTVGEAYLQGFFGTISAVSNGGFDITGESLVLFKDDYFVQLINMILIIFGAIGFPVLIELKEYILSKIGKRGKMRFSLFTKVTTTTFLILIVTGTIFIYLLDVGNFFTGKSWHESLFYALFQSVTTRSGGLATMDVSQLTEQNHLFMSFLMFIGASPSSAGGGIRTTTFALVVIFIITFARGRRSIRIFNREVYEEDLLKAVTVALLAIVLVFSSIILISVAEPFSLSQILFEVTSAFGTVGLSLGITSELSAFSKIILMFLMFIGRVGIITILFIFKRNKKSGNYHYPKEKMIIG; encoded by the coding sequence ATGAACCATCGATATCCATTTTCTCAGTGGATAAATAAACTCTCACCTGTACAGATTTTATTGATTTTTTATTTTATCACTGTTATTTTATCAACTGTAATTTTGTCCTTCCCTGTCAACTATCAGGAAGATGCAAATATTCCGTTTATCGATATTCTTTTTACAGCAGTAAGCGCATTAAGTGTTACCGGATTAAGTACCATAGTAATTACGGACACACTCAGCACAACTGGTATTATCGTCCTTGCATTTATTATGCAGTTGGGTGCAGTAGGGGTTATGGCAATCGGTACTTTTATTTGGCTTCTTTTAGGTAAGAAAATTGGCTTGAAAGAACGTCGTTTAATTATGACAGACCAAAATCAAACTTCTTTTGAAGGCATGGTTCGATTGATTAAACAAATCGTTTATTTATTATTAACGGTCGAATTGATTAGTTTTTTAATATTGGGAACTTATTATCTGCAGTATTTTCCAACTGTGGGAGAAGCTTATTTGCAAGGTTTCTTTGGAACGATAAGTGCTGTATCAAATGGTGGATTTGATATTACAGGAGAGTCGTTAGTTCTATTTAAAGATGATTACTTCGTACAGTTAATAAACATGATCCTAATTATTTTTGGTGCTATTGGTTTCCCAGTTCTAATTGAATTAAAAGAATATATTTTATCAAAAATCGGCAAACGAGGAAAAATGCGATTCAGTTTGTTTACAAAAGTTACGACTACTACTTTTCTAATACTGATCGTCACAGGTACTATCTTTATTTACTTACTCGATGTCGGAAATTTTTTTACAGGAAAATCATGGCATGAATCATTGTTTTATGCATTATTTCAATCGGTAACAACAAGAAGTGGTGGCCTTGCCACAATGGATGTCAGTCAGCTGACAGAGCAAAATCATCTGTTTATGTCTTTTTTAATGTTTATCGGAGCATCTCCCAGCAGTGCGGGCGGTGGTATTCGAACAACAACTTTTGCTCTTGTAGTCATTTTTATCATTACATTTGCTAGAGGCAGAAGAAGCATTCGTATTTTTAATCGGGAAGTATATGAGGAAGACTTGTTGAAAGCTGTCACCGTTGCCTTACTGGCGATTGTACTTGTATTTAGCTCTATTATACTTATCTCGGTTGCAGAGCCATTTTCCTTAAGCCAAATTCTCTTTGAAGTCACATCAGCTTTTGGAACTGTAGGTCTTTCTCTTGGTATAACAAGTGAATTGTCTGCATTTAGTAAGATTATCCTTATGTTTCTCATGTTTATTGGCAGGGTTGGTATAATCACGATTTTATTCATATTTAAAAGGAATAAAAAAAGCGGAAATTACCATTATCCAAAAGAAAAAATGATCATCGGCTAA
- the lepB gene encoding signal peptidase I, with protein sequence MYLLAEAKKKNEWLEWAKAIIIAIIIAFILRTFIFATSIVEGESMEPTLESGERVIVNKAVYLLDEPERGDVVIIQRPSKNYVKRVIGLPGETIEINDSALFINGEKYQQRFLNEEDLQRTGSTGPIQIPSDSYFVMGDNRGLSKDSRNGLGFIAEDEIIGRSEFIIYPFSEWGKTR encoded by the coding sequence ATGTATCTGTTGGCTGAAGCGAAAAAGAAAAACGAATGGCTCGAATGGGCAAAGGCGATTATTATTGCTATCATAATAGCTTTCATTTTACGAACCTTTATATTTGCCACTTCGATCGTTGAAGGAGAAAGTATGGAGCCAACGCTAGAAAGCGGTGAAAGAGTAATCGTTAATAAGGCGGTTTACCTACTTGATGAACCTGAACGTGGAGATGTTGTCATCATTCAAAGACCTTCGAAAAATTATGTGAAGCGTGTCATTGGCTTACCTGGTGAAACAATTGAAATAAATGACAGTGCGTTATTTATTAACGGCGAGAAGTATCAGCAAAGATTTTTAAATGAAGAGGACTTACAACGAACTGGTAGTACAGGTCCCATTCAAATACCTAGTGACTCTTACTTTGTAATGGGAGACAATCGCGGGTTAAGTAAAGACAGCAGGAATGGTTTGGGATTTATTGCAGAAGATGAAATTATTGGAAGGTCTGAATTTATCATATATCCATTCAGTGAATGGGGCAAGACAAGATAA
- a CDS encoding aspartyl-phosphate phosphatase Spo0E family protein, whose protein sequence is MYPEDKLLKRIEFLRQQMTEVATEKGFTHIDSIELSQELDLLLNHYDTMKQSRTD, encoded by the coding sequence ATGTATCCTGAAGATAAACTTTTAAAACGAATAGAATTTTTGCGCCAACAGATGACTGAAGTTGCAACGGAAAAGGGCTTTACCCACATTGATTCCATTGAACTCAGTCAGGAATTGGATCTATTATTGAACCACTATGATACGATGAAACAAAGTCGAACAGATTAG
- a CDS encoding FbpB family small basic protein, with protein MRPKSLNFEQLVQQNKRELLDDEKSLSQLEMRLDKKQADATEKTPERH; from the coding sequence ATGAGACCAAAGTCATTAAACTTTGAACAACTCGTTCAGCAAAATAAAAGGGAACTATTGGATGATGAAAAAAGCCTTTCCCAATTAGAAATGAGACTGGACAAAAAGCAGGCAGATGCAACAGAAAAAACGCCGGAACGACATTAA
- a CDS encoding DMT family transporter has product MNKAFLFIIIGAGLWGTIGWYVKNLYAFGFTPMEVVTLRAWSSAILLLLYLVIVSPKKLNLHTPKDIRYFLGTGILSIIFFNYCMFTAMELSTIPVATALLYTAPAFVTIMSFFLFKEPLTRIKIIALIITLFGTCLVVGVIPLNLQALQISSILFGLGSGIGYALYSIFSKFALKKYTSLSITTYTFIVAAVALLPFFPYQEKAHLLADPTVLFYAFGLGFLPTAFAYIIYTYGLQQTEASKASILTTIEPVVATFIGVFIFQEAFTFIQMVGKALIIGAVVIIQVKPHTKNAGAT; this is encoded by the coding sequence TTGAATAAAGCTTTTTTATTCATAATTATTGGTGCTGGTTTGTGGGGGACCATTGGCTGGTACGTGAAGAATTTATATGCATTTGGGTTTACACCTATGGAGGTCGTTACACTAAGGGCGTGGTCTTCTGCCATTTTATTATTACTCTATTTAGTTATCGTCTCACCCAAAAAGTTGAATCTACATACACCAAAAGATATAAGATACTTTTTAGGTACAGGCATTTTAAGCATCATCTTTTTTAATTATTGCATGTTTACAGCAATGGAATTATCTACAATCCCTGTTGCAACAGCATTACTTTATACAGCACCGGCTTTTGTAACAATTATGTCTTTTTTTCTATTTAAAGAACCCCTGACAAGGATAAAAATAATTGCCCTAATAATTACGTTGTTTGGTACTTGCTTGGTTGTTGGGGTAATTCCACTGAACTTACAAGCACTTCAGATTAGCAGCATTTTATTTGGACTTGGATCAGGAATTGGTTATGCGCTATACAGCATCTTTAGTAAATTTGCATTGAAAAAATACACAAGTTTAAGTATCACAACGTACACATTTATCGTCGCAGCAGTTGCTTTATTGCCTTTTTTTCCATACCAGGAAAAGGCTCATTTGCTTGCAGATCCGACTGTATTGTTTTATGCATTCGGACTCGGATTCCTGCCAACAGCATTTGCGTATATCATTTACACCTATGGACTGCAGCAGACGGAAGCATCAAAAGCTTCTATCTTAACGACAATTGAACCCGTTGTAGCAACGTTTATCGGTGTTTTTATTTTCCAGGAGGCGTTTACGTTTATCCAGATGGTGGGAAAGGCTTTAATTATTGGCGCGGTCGTGATCATTCAGGTGAAACCACATACAAAAAACGCAGGAGCGACTTAA
- a CDS encoding YkyB family protein: MKENIQLSDLAKALFTINRHAKTAPEPQHLYFIKKEAINRLLKEKRATKVGLHFSDQPKLSNQHSTLLVKVDSYYFHIPPAKEDFKELEHLGSLDHNYRNPQTKMSLSQAKKIVYRYIDWKPKEKRNASVPRKRHTSSYFTPSSLGKMEWPPKKTHRNY, encoded by the coding sequence ATGAAGGAGAATATCCAGTTAAGTGATCTTGCGAAAGCTTTGTTTACCATTAACCGTCATGCAAAAACGGCACCTGAGCCTCAACATTTATATTTTATAAAAAAAGAAGCAATCAACCGCCTGTTGAAGGAAAAACGAGCTACAAAAGTAGGACTCCATTTCTCGGACCAGCCAAAATTAAGTAATCAGCACTCCACCCTGCTTGTAAAAGTAGACAGTTATTATTTTCATATACCTCCAGCAAAGGAAGACTTCAAAGAGCTTGAACATTTAGGTTCACTTGATCATAATTACCGTAATCCACAAACAAAGATGTCCTTATCACAAGCTAAGAAAATAGTCTATCGTTATATCGACTGGAAACCAAAGGAGAAAAGGAATGCTTCCGTGCCCAGAAAAAGGCATACTTCTTCCTATTTCACCCCATCCTCATTAGGGAAAATGGAATGGCCACCAAAGAAAACACATCGAAATTATTAG